TAATTTTACTTCATACTCGTCATAAGTAGTCGCCCCACCTCTGTTGAACTTTTCAAGCACAGCTTTCATGAACTTAGCTACGATGTAGTCTTTCATGATTTTCCACGGTGACGATGGAGGTAACTTAGCAACGAGCATATTTTTATCGCTTTGAGGAGAAGGTTGGAACAGTATACGAAGTACATCAAGTAAATGTTTAGCGTCTTCACACTGTTCCGGCAGCGGCTGCGCCGTGTCGGGAAGATTTTTTTCAGTCGGGAGCCTCCTTAAGAAAGATTGCAAGAAACAAAAAACCAACATCCCAAGAGACATACCCTCTATCTGCTTCAACTGGTACGGGAGTGCAATGTGGTCGAATAAACATCGAAGGACAAAGAATGGAAGCTGGTTTTCGAGAAGTAACAGATCCCACTCGATTTTCATACAGAGCCAAGCATTATGACATAAAGGAGTGTTGTACATATCTATTCCTGAAAAAGCTCTTATTAACATCTCGATAATGAACAAACCATCGATTACCATCATATCTACAAACTCGCTGCTGTTGAAGTCAATGGATTCTGAATAACACTCGCGAATTTCATCTTCTCTCTGCATAATCGACAAAATGCATGCATCTAATATTGCAATCCAATCTTCTTTCTTAACTATCGATGTAGCCACTTCTTCTACTTTGATATTCTTTTCGGCTGTGCTAGTAAGTAAACGACGCACATAAAGCATTTTCAAGTTATCCATTGCTTTCAAGCTTTGCTGTTTACGGTGAAAAGGACCAATAGAGATCACCTCAGGCTTATATTGACTAGGCTGCGTCATATTGTGAAACCTTTCAGGAACCCTATGAATTGAACATCTCCCTGGAATAGGCGAGTGAGCAGCACTGCTTTCAAGCCTTTTCTGGATGAGCTTAGATAGTTCTTCCATTTTAATGGAAGTGCAGTTTTCAGCGTCTACGATTGAAATTTCTGACATCGACTACAATTCTCCTTTCCAGCAATCTTATTCaagtaaaataataagaaaacggGGAGGAGTAATTCAAAAACTTATCTCGGCCGAAGACGTGACCGGCCCAGCACGGGCACAACACGTTTGTTTAATGTGCAGGGTTGTGCCAGTCAAATAGGCACAGCACAACACGCGGCACGTGTTACCAcgcggcacaacacaacacaacatgcgaagaaagcacgccacatcatgcgtaaaatactacacaatacatcatatttcacaaaaaaaatcattgttttacccaatttctgacattttatttttgttatgctAATTTATTTCTGTAATGATACacgtactaactaaaatatgtcaaaaaaaaattattttggagAACATAAAATAAGTGTGCTAGCACAGCACATCACGGCACAACatgtttatttttctggcacGGCACAACACGGCATGCCATTTAGCCCAGCCCAGCACGTCTGTATCTATGGCACAACACGCTAAGCACGTGACTTCGTGGGCTGGGTTGTGCCGGGACGGCACCTTTTACATCTCTAATGTCATGCACTCCTCATTTGTGAGCGTAACCAAACcgatttattttatcttattggtAGAGTTTCTAGTGCAGCGGATATTATAAATGTATAGTGTGTTCGGACCTCGAATTATTCCTaagaataacgactatgaacagAAATAATTATTTAAACCTCGATTTTCCTACTATAAATAAAAATTAGAGTTAACCTTTAACAAGTTCAATAAAATAATATTAATCAAATTCAACTGTCTAACACAATAACAAGAAGATTCTTAGATAGACTTGGGAAAAAGTCGGGATTATTTCAGGTGAGGAATAATCTTCGGTTAGTAACAAAAGAACCGtaaaatgtctttttttttttttttgttttgtggtGTTATGCCTCAAACTAGGGAGGCCCTTAAAAGCCTAGTTGGACAAAACTCAAAATTCAAATAGCACGACAGCAACTCTAATCTAAAGTACTAATATTTAGAAATTTACCTTCAATTGTGGATAATGATACTAGCTTAGGACTGGTATGAAGTTATGGGTCTAGTATTCAAGTCTTTCTATGGGGGGAATGCTAGACTGATCGAGTGGTCTTCCGAAAAGAAATCCCGATTAGACATCCAACGGACAGGAATCCTAGCATTTGGATCTGTATGGGCGAAATGGGCCCCACTGCTGTCTCAGTCGGGATGATTGTCAGGACTCTCCTGTCGGTAGACATATCATTTTCGTTCTATAGGTCTCATTGCTGCTACCCATCTACCAGATTTTCCCCCCACATTTTTACACCCTTATGTGTCAGTTATATCCATCATAGATTTTATCCTCATCCTACCCCATCAGGGAAAACATGGGGATCCGTTTTAAAATTTAGCCAATAAAAAGTTGACACATAGGGGTTTAAAAATTTTGGTGTATAAAACTGGTAGATTTTTAGCATTTTCGGTGTGCAGAGCACAAATAAGGAAAAGGGGTTGGGTGTTTCAGAACTCAGAAGTTCACTTACTACTATTGAGGCTCATGATTTTGTTAGCTAGTCCTGGAACTTGGTTATGCAGTGATTTTTGATAAGTAAAGATAATActtcctccgtcccactattaagtgatctATTTACTTTTACATTttgtcccactaataagtgacctatattaataaacaaggagatatttctaaaattatccttttaattgattataagaaatatgcatgtttttcaatggtatgaagtttgcgaacatgtagtttgagagataaatcatttcaaaatttcactaattattatcaataagggtataattgtaaaatatatatacttaaaaattgtgcaaactgaACTAgcaggtcacttaatagtgggatggAGGGAGTAGTATGTAATTAGTCCCCCTTTAAACAATAATTCATGTACTATTATTTCACCTAAATGCGACCAGTACTATCTGAATCCCTACTCATCCTGTGGTTGAGAAGAAGAATCGAAAGGATCAAATCTTGGTTTTGAAAATCATTTAATTTACTGTCCTCAACCGTGAACTTTATACCACACTACCTGTCTGTCCCTCCAAAATTCATTGCCATCAAATGTGAACTTGGTAAGAATTGTTGACTAAATAATTTGGATGTACAAAATCAGCAATGATTAACACACCGTGATTTTACACCATGATGTGCACTAAAGCATTACCATGTGAGAGGGGTTGTTGGGATCATTTTTGCTCGCACTTATCCCGATGTTAAGCACGCGCATCCGAAGCGTTCATTTCTCTCGTTTTGTATTTCATGGTGTAAAACCGTTGTGTGTATCAAAGCTGTTACAAGATATCTTGGGTAAGGATGCGCTGTCGAGCATCAACTGATTGAAGAAGTTTCGAAGACATAAATATAGTGGGTCCCTCTACATGTCAAAGAATTATTAACCATATATCTATTAATGTACATATTGCTGAGCACGGAATGTATGGTAACATCACCCTTAATTAAGTTTCCAGTTTTATAATTTCTGAAATTTGTGCTCTTCATATCTAAATCTTCAAAATTCAACTATCATACTACAGAAAGGGAGAAATAAGGCTAGCATGGGGTGTCGATGAATTAAAAAGGCTTCAAAAAAACTTGGGAGATGATTCTTGCCGTCATAGATGATGCAGAAAGGAGACGGGTGACcgaagatgttttttttttatagaaaaacttaGACCGTAGCCTAAAAACCAAACATAGTGGTTGCAAGGCTGCCACTTAGCCTGCCTACATTGTTTTTACAAAAGATAGCAACATTCAAAGTATAAAAATTTTGATTGTTTTTATTCCTTATTTTTAGGAAAAATGGATGGGATATAGGTTAAAAGATGTCTTCCCACGATGCCACATGTGAAGCTGACCAcatgaccattggagaagctcttagtggGTATGTTTATGGTCAGTAAGTTAGTGTGCCTACGTGCACTTGTTAGTTGAGTCTTATTAGGAAATGTTCCAAGTGATATGTTGTCATGCAGCCCAGTACGATGACAAGACTGGATCCGCGATTTGATAGTAATCCCTTGAAGAATAGAGAAATCTGATTCACATAACCAGCCTAAGAGGGAGAAGAGATCTAAACTAAATTCTATTTGattaattcataattttggaTAATCCTTTCATTACAGACTCTAGAGCATATATAGCTCCTTTTTCTATCATAACATCCAATGACCGGTGTTAACCCATGTGGTTCTCATCTAACCATTCATATacattgataaaggcacccatttCTACACTAAATACTACTAAAGATTGACGGTAACATGATATGGGAAGCCTCTCTAACATAGTCAGTACATGACATCCCCTTCCCCATGTCAACAtctttgtcctcaaggatgagagtGCAATGAACAACTTCGAAAATCGGAGAGCCACCCATCAGAAGACCAGTATCTAAAATGCCACTGAAAACCCATGTGAGGCCCATAAACACCTGTATGAGATGCAAGAGAAAATCTATTCCAACAACCCCAAAATTCAATGCCTTACTCTCATACATTTtaacaaacatcttcctctcatcaTAAACCTCGGCATCATTTACACATAAAAGATGAATCGATTGCATAGATGAACAATCTGGTTTATAATGTGAGGAGAGAACAACAGACTTACCCCGATCAAATAGCAAGCGAGAAGCATCAAGTTGTAATAAAAAACGAGACATACCTAGAAATCTGTTGTGGAGAAAGAATAGCTCAGTCGAACATTCAACAGTTTGATGGGTCTCTGAAAAAATTTGGACGCAATTTTGTACACATAGTTCAGTCACGCCGCTATTTGTGAACCGATTCACTTCCAAAACAATGAACTCACTGGTTCTGGTGACTTCAATAACATCATTTTTCACCACTTTCTCATACTGAGAATTCTTCTCAACAGACAAATCATTCTTCTCATGAAAGAAAAATGAGGGAATTAACCCTAAATTGAGAGAATCATCTTTTTCGTCAACAGCGGAAGAAACTGAGTTAACCACTTCTTCAAAGAAAAAAGACGGGATCAATTCCACTCCTGAAATTTCATCAACAGGTGTAGAAGCTACTTCCACTCTgcaaggagatggatgagaaggAGCAGTACACTTGAGAAACAGAATGAATCTCAATCTCTTTGCTACCTTGTCTATATTCTTTAACCACCTCTGAAGGCAAGAATTTTGAGATAGAGAATTAATTctttctaaccaaaacttgtacCAATATATGCATCCTTCTAAATCGTCTCTTGCTAACCTTTCTAATTTCTTTATCGATACCAATTTTCCATTTATTTGTACCCATTTTTCATTCTGTAAATCCATTTCTGCAGCCATGATTAGGGTATGGATCGAAACGGCTCtagataccaattgtcatgtatCTGAGTATGATGACAAGACTGGATCCGGAATTTGATAGTAATCCCTTGAAGAATAGAGAAATCTGATTCAGATAACCAGTCTAAGAGGGAGAAGAGATCTAAACTAAATTCTATCTGattaattcataattttggaTAATCCTTTCAGTACAGACTCTAGAGCATATATAACTCCTTTTTCTATCATAACATCCAACGACAGGTGTTAACCCATGTGGTTCTCATCTAACCATTCCTATACATTGATAAAAGCACCCATTCCTACACTAAATACTACTAAACACAACTACTACTAAAGACCGACGGTAACATGATATGGGCACCCTCTCTAAAATAGTCAGTACATGACATATGTAGCCTTTAAAGGCATGCGTTTTATGTTAATGAAATTTGTGAGAATCCGGTAAACACAATGTAGACTCTCTACTGTGTATTCCGCGTGTTTCTTCCTCTCTGCTCTCTCTCTATGCCATTGATTTTCATCGAAACTAACAAACAAACTTAAAAAGTAAATCCGAACGAATGCGACTAAATAAACGAGATATGGACTTGCCATAAGACTCGCACACTTGTCATATCAAATGGGGTTAATTTAGTTATACTGTGGCTAAAATTAGTTACCGAAGCAGTATATAATGGTATTGTCTTGCTGAATGATAATGATGCCGGACTATTGCAATCTTGGTGGATGGTGCTGCGGAGGAGTTGGGGTTTAGCCTATCTGGACTGGGAAGTTTCATTCTTGAACTGGTGCCGAGTTCCTGTAAGGTTTATGTAGTTGGTGCTTGTTACTCGCAAGTCGAATCGATTGCTTCGCAAGACGAAAACGTCATCGAATCTGAATGACAAAATGGCTGATATAAACATGACATATCTGTGTTTGTTGTGGCCCATTTACGTTTTGACACTGGGCTTGGACAACACATACAGAAACTAGTCCGGTTCGAACACTTGTTAATGGTGTGGTGGTGTAAGAGGAATTTATTTCGCATCAAGTAAAACATCCTGCTTGATGTTTTCCTCAAACTGTGTAATGAATAAGGCAGAAAATTCGTTTGTGGTTGTGCAAAAAAAAATACTCCGGAAAAACGATACTTTCATTTATTCACTCCTGGAACCGGAACGGAGGTAGTAATAACCCCATAACTGCTCATGGGTTCCCCTTGTTTTGGTTCTAAAGTAGACCTAAGCCTTTTTTGGCAATGTGACACCAAACAATGCAGAGAAAATAGACAAATATTTGAGCCGAGTTACAGATAGTGCAAGAAATCTAGCTGCAGCTGCCTCAACTTATgtcagctcttttctttttatAATTAAGCTGTGCGGATCCCTAGTGGAAGACGCCAAATAAAAACTTACTCccccgtccctaattagatgagttacttgtagtttgcacaaattttaaggcaagaAGGAAAGTGAAGtatatttaagtattttttacaattatacccttatggacaataattagtaaaatttagaaacgatttatctcttaaactatatcatggtttttaataaactttataccgttgaaaatcattttaaaacacctaaccaacgaatataaacatgactatcaaattatacatatttcatatagtaataataatcaattaaaatgatagttttagaaatacccCCTGATTAGTGAAATATCTCATTTATTGTGGGACTTGAAATACTCCATCAAAACCCTTTGGGAAGTGTTTACAGAGGAATGATGGTCTAAGGAGGAGATATTagaatatctagggtttatgagataGAGAtggaattggggatttttgggtatGGAAAGATTCTAAGTGTGAAATGAACCGCTTGTACCACCAGAACTGTTGATTTTTGCGATGGTTGATGATCATGGAGATATGTGAGCATAGAGTTAGAATTTCTCATATAGAGCTCCAAATTTGTTGTTGGTGAAGCAAGATTATTCTCTCTCAAATTCACTGTTTTTATTATGTTCTTGCTAGTATTTTACAATGATACATTCGCCGCCATTTTATAGGCTTTGTTTACCGACTAGGACTCTCCCTAGAATTCTCTAGGTTACTTTGACCAGACCCTTAACTCTAAGACATACACTTTCTCTAGATTTTTCTTTTAGATAAAACTATTAGGACCGACCTTCACTTGGTCGCATTACAGACAATTCTAAACATACACAGGCTTTCTCCAGACTCTTTTACCTGATTTACAACTCGGTAAATTAATTTTTGTTGGGATCTTGCAACAATGAACAGCGCGTTAGATGTATCAAAAACTAATATGTAAAGAAATAATCCGAAACAACTCTATCGAATCAAATTGACGAggacagaatcacaggttcaacaagttgtccttaacacattagttcgcgggtatactcgagtTGAGTAATGTTAAACCCCTCatagcgaagatgtgtccaggataagactgcctgatataacttgagttagcataatgtaagttacccactcttgaactcagcaacgggatggaagtaaaacaccacacaaacaaaggaagaagatgatcaaaagaattgcttcttgtgtgtttttcaaAATAGAATTTCGAGCTGTATTTATAGGATAAAATACTCgtgaatcaagttaggttttggttttcctcaaaaacaagtaaaacacatAAAAGAAATTTACCCATAAATGAAACTCTTAAAAagtaattttggaattaatttcctatagAAAAACTCGCTGAAAATAAATCGctgaaaataattttggaatcaacttaaatttaacattttactcaatgttctaaagataaaattaaaagcatgaacaaggagaaactgttaccattcgaagcaaaagtgtt
This genomic stretch from Papaver somniferum cultivar HN1 chromosome 5, ASM357369v1, whole genome shotgun sequence harbors:
- the LOC113278695 gene encoding UPF0481 protein At3g47200-like is translated as MEELSKLIQKRLESSAAHSPIPGRCSIHRVPERFHNMTQPSQYKPEVISIGPFHRKQQSLKAMDNLKMLYVRRLLTSTAEKNIKVEEVATSIVKKEDWIAILDACILSIMQREDEIRECYSESIDFNSSEFVDMMVIDGLFIIEMLIRAFSGIDMYNTPLCHNAWLCMKIEWDLLLLENQLPFFVLRCLFDHIALPYQLKQIEGMSLGMLVFCFLQSFLRRLPTEKNLPDTAQPLPEQCEDAKHLLDVLRILFQPSPQSDKNMLVAKLPPSSPWKIMKDYIVAKFMKAVLEKFNRGGATTYDEYEVKLIPSATDLKSAGVRFKRGSEKESCMNFKFSSGGIFEISAIRFGDGTDMMLRNVIACEQLYSGRFNMSNYVILMDSLVNSAEDVEILRKVGIIKNYLGCDEDVSNIFNKLCIDINVDGSRYDNTTQEVNKFYNQSWHTWKAMLKRNISTTHGR